One stretch of Deltaproteobacteria bacterium DNA includes these proteins:
- the rsmI gene encoding 16S rRNA (cytidine(1402)-2'-O)-methyltransferase — translation MTANVGRLWLVATPIGNRGDLPPRAVEVLGECDLIAAEDTRHSGRFLASFGIRKPMISYFEGNEIDRAESLIERCLAGRTIGLISSAGHPAISDPGYRIVDAAHRAGVEVRVVPGACAAVSALAVSGLPSDEFTFLGFIPREGVKRSEIWRRMATGGTFVLYESANRLVRTLEHLREHLADPVACVARELTKLHEEARRARASDLATEYASRDVPGEIALVVHVETPRRERATDADLAEKLRKLRERTQLSDRDLADAAAILCGIPRKDAYRVVTESRIDDESES, via the coding sequence GTGACCGCCAACGTGGGTCGGCTCTGGCTGGTCGCGACGCCCATCGGCAACCGAGGCGACCTGCCCCCGCGCGCCGTCGAAGTACTCGGCGAATGCGATCTGATCGCCGCCGAGGACACGCGTCACAGCGGGCGATTTCTCGCGTCGTTCGGAATCCGCAAACCGATGATTTCGTACTTCGAGGGAAACGAAATAGACCGCGCCGAATCGTTGATCGAGCGATGTCTCGCCGGACGGACGATCGGCCTCATCTCAAGCGCGGGGCATCCCGCCATTTCCGACCCGGGATATCGCATCGTCGATGCCGCGCACCGAGCGGGCGTCGAGGTCCGCGTCGTCCCCGGCGCTTGTGCCGCCGTCAGTGCACTCGCCGTGTCGGGTCTGCCCAGCGACGAGTTCACGTTTCTCGGGTTCATTCCACGCGAAGGGGTCAAACGTTCCGAAATCTGGCGTCGCATGGCGACGGGCGGAACGTTTGTCCTCTACGAATCCGCGAACCGACTCGTCAGAACACTCGAGCACCTGCGTGAGCATCTCGCAGATCCCGTGGCGTGCGTGGCGCGCGAATTGACGAAGCTTCACGAAGAGGCTCGGCGTGCCCGTGCGTCAGACTTGGCGACCGAGTACGCGTCGCGCGACGTGCCGGGCGAGATCGCATTGGTGGTTCACGTCGAAACGCCGCGCCGCGAGCGCGCGACCGACGCCGACCTGGCGGAAAAACTCCGTAAGCTTCGTGAACGTACGCAACTTTCCGACCGCGATCTGGCCGACGCGGCGGCGATCCTTTGCGGGATCCCGCGAAAGGATGCGTATCGTGTCGTCACGGAAAGTCGCATTGACGACGAATCAGAATCCTGA